The Brachyspira hyodysenteriae ATCC 27164 genome includes a window with the following:
- the mazG gene encoding nucleoside triphosphate pyrophosphohydrolase, with amino-acid sequence MKSFEELISVIQTLRGENGCAWDKVQTFDSLIPCFLEEAYEVVEAINNRDYENIKEELGDVLLHVVFFSELAKDENKFNIDDVCKNISEKLIRRHPHVFGNSDVKDVQGILKQWDKIKKEEKASNNTDEFKSVLDGIPKSLPIMEKSYKLMKKAASVGFEYEHIDDSLSKIEEELLEVKDAYKEQDKEHLEEEIGDLIMTVLDFARMNKINPVNSLIKVNEKFRKRFNYVEKSAYEMNKKLEDMSLAEMDNLWNEYKKKERENK; translated from the coding sequence ATGAAATCATTTGAAGAACTTATATCTGTAATACAAACTTTAAGAGGTGAAAATGGATGTGCTTGGGATAAGGTGCAGACTTTTGATAGTTTGATTCCTTGTTTTTTGGAAGAGGCATATGAAGTTGTAGAAGCAATAAATAATAGGGATTATGAAAATATTAAAGAAGAACTTGGGGATGTGCTTTTGCATGTTGTGTTCTTTTCTGAACTTGCCAAAGATGAAAATAAATTTAATATAGATGATGTTTGTAAAAATATTAGTGAAAAACTTATAAGAAGGCATCCTCATGTGTTTGGTAATAGTGATGTAAAAGATGTGCAGGGAATACTTAAGCAATGGGATAAAATAAAAAAAGAAGAAAAGGCTAGTAATAATACAGATGAATTTAAAAGTGTACTTGATGGAATACCTAAATCACTTCCAATTATGGAAAAGTCATATAAATTAATGAAAAAAGCAGCTAGTGTTGGTTTCGAATATGAACATATTGATGATTCTTTATCAAAGATAGAGGAAGAACTTTTAGAAGTTAAAGATGCATATAAAGAGCAGGATAAGGAACATTTGGAAGAAGAGATAGGGGATTTAATTATGACTGTTCTTGATTTTGCCCGTATGAATAAGATTAATCCTGTAAATTCTCTTATTAAAGTTAATGAAAAATTTAGAAAAAGATTTAATTATGTAGAAAAATCGGCATATGAAATGAATAAAAAATTAGAAGATATGTCTTTAGCCGAAATGGATAATCTTTGGAATGAATATAAGAAAAAAGAAAGAGAAAATAAATGA
- a CDS encoding glutathione peroxidase, with translation MNIYDYTVKDINGSDISLSKYKNKVLFIVNTATRCGFTKQYKDLENIYKMYNSRGFEILDFPCNQFFNQAPESDDEINNFCKLKYNTTFDRFKKIDVKGKNIEPLYSYLINNSNYLFNKDIKWNFTKFLIDRNGNIVRRFSSFSSGNTITKYIDKLI, from the coding sequence ATGAATATATATGATTATACTGTAAAAGATATTAATGGCAGTGATATTTCTCTATCAAAATATAAAAATAAGGTTCTTTTTATAGTTAATACTGCTACAAGATGCGGTTTTACTAAACAATACAAAGATCTGGAAAATATATATAAGATGTATAATAGTAGAGGATTTGAAATATTAGATTTTCCTTGTAATCAATTTTTTAACCAGGCGCCTGAATCAGATGATGAAATAAATAATTTCTGTAAATTAAAATACAATACTACTTTTGATAGATTTAAGAAAATAGATGTTAAAGGTAAAAATATAGAACCTTTATATTCATATCTTATTAATAATAGTAATTACTTATTTAATAAAGATATAAAATGGAATTTTACAAAGTTTTTAATAGATAGAAATGGAAATATAGTAAGGAGATTTTCTAGTTTTTCATCTGGTAATACTATAACTAAATATATAGATAAACTTATATAG
- a CDS encoding flagellar filament outer layer protein FlaA codes for MKRLSILITMLILTVAFLLFAQDAAQTGEQTTQNQGENGNNFVTEAITNYLIDDFEFANTWQASMPRDYGVVSIIRREGGPADVVAEGAENNKYILGAKVEYFRTGYPWFSVTPPRPVKIPGYTKELSVWVAGRNHNNRMSFYVYDVNGKPQAVGNEALNFMGWKNITVQIPANIRQEEFRGQVEQGISFMGIHVKVDPRDSYGKYYIYFDQLMAKTDMYLETYREEDDPLDTW; via the coding sequence ATGAAAAGATTAAGTATCTTGATAACAATGTTAATTCTAACTGTTGCATTCTTGTTGTTTGCCCAAGATGCGGCTCAAACAGGTGAGCAAACTACTCAAAATCAGGGTGAAAATGGTAATAACTTCGTAACTGAAGCTATCACTAACTACTTAATAGATGATTTTGAATTTGCTAATACTTGGCAAGCTTCTATGCCTAGAGATTACGGTGTAGTTAGCATCATTCGTCGTGAAGGCGGTCCAGCTGATGTTGTAGCTGAAGGTGCTGAAAATAATAAATATATTTTAGGTGCTAAAGTAGAGTACTTCAGAACAGGTTATCCTTGGTTCTCTGTTACTCCTCCTAGACCTGTTAAAATACCTGGTTATACTAAAGAACTTAGTGTTTGGGTAGCTGGTCGTAACCATAATAATAGAATGAGTTTCTATGTTTATGATGTAAACGGTAAGCCTCAAGCAGTTGGTAATGAAGCTCTTAACTTTATGGGTTGGAAAAACATTACTGTACAAATTCCTGCTAATATAAGACAAGAAGAATTCAGAGGACAAGTTGAACAAGGTATTAGCTTTATGGGTATACATGTTAAAGTTGATCCTAGAGATTCTTATGGTAAATATTATATATACTTCGATCAATTAATGGCTAAGACTGATATGTACTTAGAAACTTATAGAGAAGAAGATGACCCATTAGATACTTGGTAA
- a CDS encoding SagB/ThcOx family dehydrogenase: MKKQDVKNNKIKVSKEELEAKEIPLLFSVVNFSSNLHISMYVDSIGIKTSESSYRAMMYSEVNRNISEEYLLNSKKSSIDLTSLLNVGNYSLFPIGASLSNRKLLEDDVHKKGNAIKLPNYKNLNAPIGAVIRSRRSRRDFKGEALTLVDLSTLLYYGDGISGDFSFNFPKEDYGTITLGDEYISKVRTAPSGGGLYPIYLYIVALNIKGIEKGVYKYMPYTHSLEKIKIFSDEDVENYCKDNVFGGGIDLRKTALSVYYVYSLFENTRKYGDMALSFALIETGEIAQNIQLAAAASGISACDIGGFNKSLSEQLLNIDGQTNHVVHLTLLSK; encoded by the coding sequence ATGAAAAAACAAGATGTAAAAAATAATAAAATAAAAGTATCAAAAGAAGAATTAGAAGCAAAAGAAATTCCTTTACTGTTTAGTGTTGTAAATTTTTCTTCAAATTTACATATTTCTATGTATGTTGATAGTATAGGTATTAAAACATCAGAATCTTCGTATAGGGCTATGATGTATTCTGAAGTAAACAGGAATATTAGTGAAGAGTATCTACTGAATTCTAAAAAATCATCAATAGATTTGACATCGTTGCTAAACGTTGGAAATTATTCGTTATTTCCTATAGGGGCTTCTCTTAGTAATAGGAAACTATTAGAAGATGATGTTCATAAAAAAGGAAATGCTATTAAGCTGCCAAATTATAAAAATCTTAATGCTCCTATAGGTGCTGTAATAAGATCTAGAAGAAGTAGAAGAGATTTTAAAGGTGAAGCATTAACATTAGTAGATTTGTCTACTTTGTTATATTATGGAGACGGTATCTCTGGAGATTTTAGTTTTAATTTTCCTAAAGAAGATTATGGTACTATAACTTTGGGCGATGAGTATATATCTAAAGTCCGTACAGCTCCTTCAGGCGGAGGTCTTTATCCTATATATCTTTATATTGTGGCATTAAATATAAAAGGTATTGAAAAGGGTGTATATAAATATATGCCTTATACTCATTCTCTTGAAAAGATAAAAATATTTAGTGATGAAGATGTAGAAAATTATTGTAAAGATAATGTATTCGGTGGGGGAATAGATTTAAGAAAAACAGCTTTATCTGTTTATTATGTTTATAGCTTGTTTGAGAATACAAGAAAGTATGGGGATATGGCATTGTCTTTTGCTTTGATAGAAACAGGTGAAATAGCACAAAATATACAGCTTGCTGCTGCTGCAAGCGGTATTTCAGCATGCGATATCGGAGGATTTAATAAGTCTCTATCTGAACAATTATTAAATATAGATGGTCAAACTAATCATGTTGTTCACTTGACTTTATTGTCAAAATGA
- a CDS encoding amino acid ABC transporter ATP-binding/permease protein, with product MRRSGIRIMAELIGLIAPLMHVMILAITSGVLGFLCAISITILGGYAILTYLGLDSLFTIKTIFITVLVLAASRGILHYIEQLSNHYIAFKLLALIRDKVFKALRKLSPAKLEGRDKGNLIALITSDIELLEVFYAHTISPIAIGILTSLIMTIFIGSFNIILGAIAFLGYFTIGFIIPYFSSKFGKNDGMTYRNNFGKLNSYFLDSLWGIKEILQFGYGDKRTKNIESKTDDLMDLNKKLKKYEGIISGLTTSVVSLFTLAILVVSIMISKELNFASIIIPTIAMASSFGPVIALSNLSNNLFMTLASGERVLNLLAEKPIVEEVYDGKKDVSFNGVECEDVYFDYEGENILNDYNLDIEPNKIIGISGKSGSGKSTLLKLFMRFWDIKKGNIKISNTDIKDINTDTLRDMESYVTQETSIFKDTIENNIKIANKDATHEEVVEACKKASLHDFIMSLPDGYNTNVGELGDTLSGGEKQRIGIARSFLHKAPFILLDEPTSNLDSLNEAVILKSIKDNSENRTVVLVSHRLSTLNIADKVYKMKTDRVS from the coding sequence ATGCGTAGAAGCGGTATAAGAATTATGGCGGAACTAATTGGGTTAATTGCTCCGCTTATGCATGTTATGATATTAGCTATTACATCAGGAGTTTTAGGCTTTTTATGTGCTATATCAATAACAATATTAGGAGGATATGCTATATTGACATATCTAGGTTTAGATTCTCTATTTACAATAAAAACAATATTTATCACTGTTTTAGTGCTTGCAGCTTCAAGAGGTATACTTCACTATATTGAACAGTTGAGCAATCACTATATAGCATTTAAATTACTTGCTTTGATAAGAGATAAAGTTTTTAAAGCATTAAGAAAATTATCCCCTGCTAAACTTGAAGGAAGAGATAAAGGTAATTTAATAGCACTTATTACAAGCGATATAGAATTATTAGAAGTATTTTATGCTCATACTATTTCCCCTATAGCTATTGGCATATTAACTTCTCTTATAATGACAATATTCATAGGCAGTTTCAATATCATATTAGGTGCTATTGCCTTTTTAGGATATTTCACTATAGGTTTCATAATTCCATATTTTTCATCAAAATTTGGCAAAAATGATGGAATGACTTATAGAAATAATTTTGGAAAATTAAATAGTTACTTTCTTGATAGTTTATGGGGTATAAAAGAGATACTTCAATTTGGATATGGTGATAAAAGAACAAAAAATATAGAAAGTAAAACTGATGATTTAATGGATTTGAATAAAAAATTAAAAAAATATGAAGGTATAATATCAGGACTTACAACTTCTGTTGTATCATTATTTACATTAGCTATTCTTGTTGTAAGCATAATGATATCAAAAGAATTAAATTTTGCTTCTATCATAATACCTACTATAGCAATGGCAAGTTCTTTCGGACCTGTTATAGCATTAAGTAATTTATCAAATAATTTATTTATGACATTGGCAAGCGGAGAGAGAGTATTAAATTTACTTGCTGAAAAACCTATTGTAGAAGAAGTTTATGATGGAAAAAAAGATGTTTCTTTCAATGGTGTTGAATGTGAAGATGTATATTTCGATTATGAAGGCGAGAATATATTAAACGATTATAATTTAGATATAGAACCTAATAAAATAATAGGTATAAGCGGAAAAAGCGGAAGCGGAAAATCAACACTTTTAAAACTCTTTATGCGTTTCTGGGATATTAAAAAAGGAAATATTAAAATATCAAATACAGATATAAAAGATATTAATACAGACACATTAAGAGATATGGAAAGCTATGTAACTCAGGAAACTTCTATATTTAAAGATACTATAGAGAATAATATAAAAATAGCTAATAAAGATGCTACTCATGAAGAAGTTGTTGAAGCATGCAAAAAAGCTTCATTACATGATTTCATTATGAGCTTGCCTGATGGTTATAATACAAATGTAGGAGAACTTGGGGATACTTTATCAGGCGGAGAAAAACAAAGAATAGGAATAGCAAGAAGTTTTCTTCATAAAGCTCCTTTCATACTTCTTGATGAGCCTACAAGTAATCTTGATAGTTTGAATGAGGCTGTTATATTGAAGTCAATAAAAGACAATAGTGAAAACAGAACTGTTGTTTTAGTTTCTCATAGACTTTCTACTCTCAATATAGCAGATAAAGTTTATAAGATGAAAACTGACAGAGTAAGTTAA
- a CDS encoding YbaN family protein: protein MRILFISLGFLFMGIGIVGVVVPILPTAPFLLLSGFFFAKGSKKFHDWFISTNLYKKHLESFVKSKTMTLKSKLSILIPVTIMLSIAFIFINHLHARIALVVVLLIKYIYFFVYIKTTKEYNNNDMETSIELDKEN, encoded by the coding sequence ATGAGAATATTATTTATATCTTTAGGTTTTTTATTTATGGGTATAGGTATTGTTGGTGTAGTAGTTCCAATACTCCCAACAGCACCTTTTTTACTACTATCCGGTTTCTTTTTTGCTAAAGGTTCTAAAAAATTCCATGATTGGTTTATATCAACTAATCTTTATAAAAAGCATTTAGAAAGTTTTGTTAAATCAAAAACTATGACTTTAAAATCTAAACTCAGCATACTTATACCTGTTACTATTATGCTTTCAATAGCATTCATATTTATAAATCATTTGCATGCCAGAATAGCATTAGTTGTGGTTCTATTAATAAAATATATATATTTCTTTGTATATATAAAAACTACAAAAGAATACAATAACAACGATATGGAAACTAGTATTGAATTAGATAAAGAAAATTAA
- a CDS encoding ankyrin repeat domain-containing protein, translating into MPINANLYKRSKLYDLLSKIIKKKDDENFDLDDHINKLLELISKSTEEEVNYADNKISCLHLAVQINNADVVEALIERGANVNAINERGVSPLHTAIIKNQPEEVIKILLDNGADYNIEEANFSAVALAEIMNVPYLHLFKK; encoded by the coding sequence ATGCCTATTAATGCTAATTTATATAAAAGATCCAAATTATATGATTTACTCTCAAAAATCATTAAAAAGAAAGATGATGAGAATTTTGACTTAGATGATCATATTAATAAATTATTGGAGCTTATATCAAAAAGCACAGAGGAAGAAGTAAATTATGCAGATAATAAAATAAGCTGTCTTCATCTTGCTGTGCAAATAAATAATGCTGATGTAGTTGAGGCTTTAATAGAGAGAGGTGCTAATGTCAATGCTATAAATGAGAGAGGAGTTAGCCCATTGCATACTGCTATTATAAAAAATCAGCCTGAAGAAGTTATAAAAATATTATTAGATAATGGAGCAGATTATAATATAGAAGAAGCCAATTTTTCAGCTGTTGCTCTAGCAGAAATAATGAATGTTCCATATTTGCATTTATTCAAAAAATAA
- a CDS encoding ABC transporter ATP-binding protein/permease gives MINKRLISLMGNAKKYIAWHVIIQLVNLVLNITAVIFMADIIQKASQGNIVKEDILKVSIAIFVIVILRFRFNILMADMSYHASGRVKQTLREKMYSKLLTLGSRYKEKFSTSEIVQISMEGVDQLETYFGRYLPQFFYSMIAPIVLFCVLSTISVKSAVILLICVPLIPISIIAIVQIAKRILKKYWGSYSDLGEIFLEDVQGLTTLKIYKADEKKNEEMNIEAEKFRVATMNLLFMQLNSTTIMDIIAYGGAALGVIISVLEYMKGNINLAGTFTIIMLSAEFFIPLRLLGSFFHIAMNGISASDKMFEILDMEEDDKRVNNINRENEEITFKDVSFAYNKEKTILKNINMTIKEKSFVSIVGVSGSGKSTIAGHISLKNENYKGSIKIGDIELDTIDKDDLYKKIVVVDHNSYLFEGTVYDNLKMAGNTITENKMNEALKKVELYDFLQTENGLNTVIMEKAANLSGGQRQRLALARAILFNADIYIFDEATSNVDVESEESIMQVIRDIAKEKTVILISHRLYNCIPSDHIYFLKDGIIMEEGTHDKLMNLNGEYAKIYNEQSNLESITKCESLSIAI, from the coding sequence ATGATTAATAAAAGACTTATATCATTAATGGGGAATGCTAAAAAATATATAGCCTGGCATGTAATAATACAGCTTGTAAATTTAGTTCTTAATATAACAGCTGTAATTTTTATGGCGGATATTATACAAAAAGCTTCCCAAGGTAATATTGTAAAAGAAGATATATTGAAAGTTTCTATCGCTATTTTTGTTATAGTAATATTGAGATTCAGATTTAATATTTTAATGGCTGATATGTCATATCATGCTTCAGGAAGAGTAAAACAAACTTTAAGAGAAAAAATGTACTCAAAACTTCTCACACTTGGAAGCAGATATAAAGAAAAATTCTCTACAAGTGAAATTGTACAGATATCTATGGAAGGAGTTGATCAATTAGAAACTTATTTCGGACGTTATCTTCCACAGTTTTTCTATAGTATGATAGCTCCTATAGTGCTTTTTTGCGTGCTTTCTACTATAAGCGTTAAATCAGCTGTTATACTTTTAATATGTGTTCCTCTTATACCTATATCAATCATAGCTATAGTACAAATTGCTAAGAGAATATTAAAAAAATATTGGGGAAGCTACAGCGATTTAGGAGAAATATTTTTAGAAGATGTGCAGGGACTTACAACTTTAAAGATATATAAAGCTGATGAAAAGAAAAATGAAGAGATGAATATAGAAGCAGAAAAATTTAGAGTTGCTACTATGAATCTTCTTTTTATGCAGCTTAACTCTACAACTATAATGGACATAATAGCTTACGGCGGAGCTGCTTTGGGAGTAATAATATCTGTACTTGAATATATGAAAGGAAATATAAATTTAGCAGGCACATTTACTATAATAATGCTTTCTGCAGAGTTTTTTATACCTTTAAGACTTTTAGGTTCTTTCTTCCATATTGCTATGAATGGAATATCAGCAAGCGATAAAATGTTTGAAATACTTGATATGGAAGAAGATGATAAAAGAGTAAATAATATAAATAGAGAAAATGAAGAGATTACTTTTAAAGATGTAAGTTTTGCTTATAATAAAGAAAAAACTATATTAAAAAATATTAATATGACTATAAAAGAAAAATCATTTGTTTCTATAGTAGGTGTTTCAGGTTCAGGAAAAAGCACTATAGCAGGACACATATCTTTGAAAAATGAAAATTATAAAGGTTCTATAAAAATCGGAGACATAGAGCTTGATACAATAGATAAAGATGATTTATACAAAAAGATAGTTGTTGTTGATCATAACAGTTATTTATTTGAAGGAACTGTATATGATAATTTGAAAATGGCTGGAAATACTATAACAGAAAATAAAATGAATGAAGCATTAAAGAAAGTTGAGCTTTATGATTTTCTTCAAACTGAAAACGGTCTTAATACTGTAATAATGGAAAAGGCTGCTAATTTATCCGGAGGACAGAGACAGAGATTAGCTTTGGCTAGAGCTATACTTTTTAATGCTGATATATACATATTTGATGAAGCTACTTCTAATGTTGATGTTGAAAGTGAGGAAAGTATTATGCAGGTTATAAGAGATATTGCTAAAGAAAAAACTGTTATATTAATATCTCATAGACTTTATAACTGTATACCTTCAGATCACATATATTTCTTGAAAGACGGCATCATAATGGAAGAGGGAACTCATGATAAATTGATGAACTTAAATGGAGAGTATGCAAAAATTTATAATGAACAAAGCAATTTAGAAAGCATAACTAAATGTGAAAGTTTAAGCATAGCCATTTAA
- a CDS encoding DUF2726 domain-containing protein — translation MVEIAIAVSFLSIIILFLIFLSKKQNNSSCKENNDSKYIFNKITDQRLKYIESGNIKTKKVMNIEENKIFYSMVKIFNDYNVNPQVSFRAFLKGEEDTETWKTFRDFYCDFLVTYKRGSKINEPVAVIEYHGGGHFGDTENQKKRVENNDYVREKLFNKIGLKYFVIKDYDIKMKSGLIDEEKLNSFLNNINNILSNQIKQN, via the coding sequence ATGGTTGAAATAGCAATAGCAGTTTCTTTTCTATCAATTATAATTTTATTTTTGATATTTTTATCCAAAAAACAAAATAATTCTAGCTGTAAAGAAAATAATGATAGTAAATATATATTTAATAAAATAACAGATCAAAGATTAAAATATATAGAAAGCGGAAATATAAAAACAAAAAAAGTTATGAATATAGAAGAAAATAAAATCTTTTATTCTATGGTAAAAATATTCAATGATTATAATGTAAATCCTCAAGTATCATTCAGGGCATTTTTAAAAGGAGAAGAAGATACTGAAACTTGGAAAACATTTAGAGATTTTTATTGTGATTTTTTAGTAACATACAAAAGAGGAAGCAAAATAAATGAACCTGTTGCTGTTATAGAATATCATGGAGGCGGGCATTTTGGAGATACTGAAAATCAAAAAAAGAGAGTTGAAAATAATGATTATGTAAGAGAAAAACTTTTTAATAAAATAGGACTTAAATATTTTGTAATAAAAGACTATGACATAAAAATGAAGTCCGGATTAATAGACGAAGAGAAACTAAATTCTTTTCTCAATAATATTAATAACATTTTATCTAATCAAATAAAACAAAATTAA
- a CDS encoding pseudouridine synthase: protein MRLNKYIASLNLASRREADRLIQNGNVKVNGIINTNPATQVDENDKIECSIEQYKENKIYIKLNKPRGYVVSSNKNEGKPIYNLIKNDFNNIYPVGRLDKDSSGLILFTNDGVFAKQIIGENTNCEKEYYVKVDDNIPDGALQKLEYGISLDGQKLKPAKVKRVNKNSFHITLTEGKNRQIRRMCQKVGFEVIILKRLRISGILLEDLKEGTFKSLTKEEIESILKNEL from the coding sequence ATGAGATTAAATAAGTATATAGCATCTTTAAATTTGGCTAGCAGAAGGGAAGCTGACAGGCTTATTCAAAATGGGAATGTCAAAGTTAATGGGATAATAAATACAAATCCTGCAACTCAAGTAGATGAAAATGATAAAATAGAATGCAGTATCGAACAATACAAAGAAAATAAAATATATATAAAACTTAATAAGCCAAGAGGTTATGTTGTTTCATCTAATAAAAATGAAGGAAAACCTATATACAACCTTATAAAAAATGATTTTAATAATATATATCCCGTTGGAAGATTAGATAAAGATAGCAGCGGACTTATACTTTTTACTAATGACGGAGTATTTGCAAAACAAATAATAGGAGAAAATACAAACTGTGAAAAAGAATATTATGTAAAAGTTGATGATAATATACCTGACGGAGCTTTACAAAAATTAGAGTACGGAATTTCTTTAGACGGACAAAAACTTAAGCCTGCTAAGGTAAAAAGAGTTAATAAAAATTCTTTTCACATAACATTAACTGAAGGTAAAAACAGACAAATCAGAAGAATGTGCCAAAAGGTAGGTTTTGAAGTTATAATACTTAAAAGGCTTAGAATATCCGGAATTTTATTAGAAGACCTTAAAGAAGGTACATTTAAGAGTTTAACTAAAGAAGAAATCGAATCTATACTAAAAAACGAACTATAA
- a CDS encoding flagellar filament outer layer protein FlaA gives METRLLYNFETLDEWQPISNASRFMFRGDRTNENGVVMKYPNMRLFATKPYGMGNQSYNSTNSLSVSVSFFRKSYNFFDLVPTVQKIIPGKAQTFDVWVWGGNYDYTMEMIFEDYRGYTYTLPLGSIRYIGWRNMSTAVPSFIPQEEPYVPRAKGLRFMNFRFWSSPEERADNFVVLLDYFQTVTDTFREAYDGSDIETTLGQEVGGRSSEQYTEGGAKVVGEDGGNAGAATTEQPQEAQQ, from the coding sequence ATGGAAACTAGATTGCTTTACAACTTTGAAACATTAGACGAATGGCAACCAATATCAAATGCCAGCCGCTTTATGTTTAGAGGTGATAGAACAAATGAAAATGGTGTTGTAATGAAATATCCTAATATGAGATTGTTCGCTACAAAACCATATGGTATGGGTAACCAAAGTTATAATTCAACTAATTCATTATCAGTAAGTGTTTCTTTTTTCAGAAAATCTTATAACTTCTTTGATTTAGTTCCAACAGTACAAAAAATCATACCAGGTAAAGCTCAAACTTTTGATGTTTGGGTATGGGGTGGTAATTATGACTATACTATGGAAATGATATTTGAAGATTATCGTGGTTATACTTATACATTACCTTTAGGATCTATAAGATATATAGGTTGGAGAAATATGAGTACAGCAGTACCATCTTTCATTCCTCAAGAAGAGCCTTATGTTCCTAGAGCTAAAGGTTTAAGATTTATGAATTTCCGTTTCTGGTCATCACCAGAGGAAAGAGCAGATAACTTTGTAGTTTTATTGGACTATTTCCAAACAGTAACAGATACATTCAGAGAAGCTTATGACGGATCTGATATTGAAACTACATTAGGTCAGGAAGTTGGCGGAAGATCTTCTGAACAATATACAGAAGGCGGAGCTAAAGTAGTAGGTGAAGACGGCGGTAACGCTGGAGCTGCTACTACAGAACAGCCACAAGAAGCGCAACAATAA
- a CDS encoding TetR/AcrR family transcriptional regulator translates to MNNIVTSKEEILRVSRELIKKRGLNSINMRSLAEASNIAVGSIYNYFKSKEELTIEVIGSVWMDIFHPLNVCLESDSFLDIVDTIYKSLEKGSKKYPSFFSMHSTMMFGKNKSKGINMMNMVKKHIKEGLYKTLMNDKKVRVDAFNDNFTADKFIDTVFSFIISSMINADYDGSMIKEIIKRTIY, encoded by the coding sequence ATGAATAATATTGTAACTTCAAAAGAAGAAATATTGAGAGTAAGCAGAGAACTAATAAAAAAAAGAGGGCTTAACTCAATAAATATGCGTTCTCTTGCTGAAGCATCTAATATTGCCGTAGGATCAATATACAATTATTTTAAATCTAAAGAGGAACTTACTATAGAAGTTATAGGAAGTGTATGGATGGATATATTCCACCCTTTAAATGTTTGCTTGGAATCAGACAGCTTTTTAGATATCGTTGATACTATTTATAAAAGCTTGGAGAAAGGAAGTAAAAAATATCCTAGTTTTTTCTCTATGCATTCTACTATGATGTTTGGGAAAAATAAAAGCAAAGGTATCAATATGATGAATATGGTAAAAAAGCATATTAAAGAAGGATTATATAAAACTCTTATGAATGATAAAAAAGTAAGAGTTGATGCATTTAATGATAATTTTACTGCTGATAAATTTATAGATACAGTATTCTCATTTATTATCAGTTCTATGATTAATGCAGATTATGATGGTTCTATGATAAAAGAAATCATAAAAAGAACCATTTATTAA